AGTTGCCCCGGATGCGCGCCTGGATGTTCTCCTCGGTCACGTCCTCCTTGAGCCCCTTGAAAGCCCCCGCGAGCGCGCCCTTGTACGCCTTGAGAACCCGCGTGATCGGCACCCGCAGGAGATCGATGCCGAGGTTCTTCGCGAGCCTCGCGGCGTCGGCCCTGGTGCCCGCCGAGGAGTAGGCCGATGGCATGGTCACGCCGGTGACGTTCGCCGCGCCGAGGGCGTCCACGGCGATGGCCGCGACGATCGAGGAGTCGATGCCGCCCGACAGCCCGATCACCACGTGCTTGAAGCCGTTCTTGGTGACGTAGTCCCGCGTGCCCAGCACGAGGGCGCGGTAGATCTCCTCGATGGGCTCGAGCGCCTCGACCTCGTGGACGGGCAGCTTGGGCTTCTCCGTCTGCGGCAGCGCCGGCAGCGAGATGCGCCTCGCGCCCGGCTCGCTCCGCAGCTTCTCCTTCCGGCGCCGCGAGTCGTGCAGGCGGGCGCGGAACACCTGGTCGAGATCGATGTCGGCGACCACGAGGTCTTCCTCGAACGCTCTGCCCCGGGCGATCGGCTCGCCCTTCTCGTTGAAGATGAGGGAGTTGCCGTCGAAGATGAGCTCGTCCTGGCCTCCGACCGTATTGACGAAGGCGAGGCAGACGATGTCGTCGGTGGCCCGCGTCGCGAGCATCTTCTCCCGGAACTGCGCCTTGCCCAGGTGGTAGGGCGAGGCGTTGATGGTGACCACCAGCTCGGCCCCCGCCAGCGCCTGCAGCGTCGTCGGTCCCGTCGGGTACCAGATGTCCTCGCAGATGTTGGCGGCGATGGTCGTCACGCCCAGCGTAAAGACCGGCGATTCGGTGCCGGACTGGAAGTAGCGGTTCTCGTCGAAGACGCCGTAGTTCGGCAGGTACTGCTTGTGGTAGGTGCCCGCGTGGACGCCGTCGTGGAGCACCGCCGCGGCATTGAAGATGTCGTCGCCCTTGTCGACGAAGCCGAGGACCGCGGTCAGCCCGCGGCTCTGTTTGGTCACGTCGGCCAGCGCCCGCAAGTTGGCCTCGATGAAGGCGGGCTTGAAGAGGAGGTCTTCCGGCGGGTAGCCGGTGAGCGTCAGCTCTGGGAAGGCCACGACGTCGCAGCCCGCGGCCCTCGCCCGCCCCATCCAGTCCGCCACGAGCCGCGCGTTGGCCTCGATGGCGCCCACCGTCGGGTTGACCTGGGCCAGCCCCACCCGCACCCGTCTCATGACGGTATTCTAAACCATGCGCCCCGCCCGGACAGCGATGTGCAGGCCGAGCAGGACCAGCACGCCCCCCGCG
The genomic region above belongs to Candidatus Methylomirabilota bacterium and contains:
- a CDS encoding NAD+ synthase, producing the protein MRRVRVGLAQVNPTVGAIEANARLVADWMGRARAAGCDVVAFPELTLTGYPPEDLLFKPAFIEANLRALADVTKQSRGLTAVLGFVDKGDDIFNAAAVLHDGVHAGTYHKQYLPNYGVFDENRYFQSGTESPVFTLGVTTIAANICEDIWYPTGPTTLQALAGAELVVTINASPYHLGKAQFREKMLATRATDDIVCLAFVNTVGGQDELIFDGNSLIFNEKGEPIARGRAFEEDLVVADIDLDQVFRARLHDSRRRKEKLRSEPGARRISLPALPQTEKPKLPVHEVEALEPIEEIYRALVLGTRDYVTKNGFKHVVIGLSGGIDSSIVAAIAVDALGAANVTGVTMPSAYSSAGTRADAARLAKNLGIDLLRVPITRVLKAYKGALAGAFKGLKEDVTEENIQARIRGNYLMALSNKFGWLVLNTGNKSEIAVGYTTLYGDMAGGFAVIKDCPKMLVYKLSEHANARLGRDLIPRAVFTRPPSAELRPDQTDQDTLPPYAVLDAILECYVESDQGVADIVARGFDAPTVKRVIAMVDRNEYKRRQGAIGIKITPRAFGKDWRLPIVNKFRE